In a single window of the Raphanus sativus cultivar WK10039 chromosome 9, ASM80110v3, whole genome shotgun sequence genome:
- the LOC108827823 gene encoding protein NRT1/ PTR FAMILY 5.2 — MTVEEVGDDYTKDGTVDLRGNPVRRSIRGRWKACSFVVVYEVFERMAYYGISSNLVIYMTTKLHQGTVKSSNNVTNWVGTSWLTPILGAYVADAHLGRYITFVISCAIYFSGMLVLTLSVSIPGIKPPECSTANAEDCKKASVLQLAVFFGALYTLAIGTGGTKPNISTIGADQFDVFDPKEKIQKLSFFNWWMFSIFFGTLFANTVLVYVQDNVGWALGYGLPTIGLAISISIFLMGTPFYRHKLPTGSPFTKMARVIVASLRKAKAPTPMARDLTHFHELPSLEYERKGAFPIQPTPSLRFLDRASLKSGATHKWNLCTITEVEETKQMLRMLPVLFITFVPSMMIAQINTLFVKQGTTLDRKVTGNFSIPPASLGGFVTLSMLISIVIYDRVFVKLTRKFTGNPRGVTLLQRMGIGLIFHILIMIIASVTERYRLNIAAQHGLTHQTKVELPLTIFALLPQFVLMGMADSFLEVAKLEFFYDQAPESMKSLGTSYSTTSLAVGNFMSSFLLSTVSEITKKRGRGWILNNLNESRLDYYYLFFAALNLVNFVLFLVVVRFYVYRAEVTDSVDVKEVEMKVNDVKENE; from the exons atgaCAGTAGAAGAGGTAGGAGATGATTACACTAAAGATGGAACTGTTGACCTTCGTGGTAATCCTGTTCGAAGATCCATTAGAGGTCGATGGAAAGCTTGTTCCTTCGTTGTCG TCTACGAGGTATTTGAACGTATGGCTTATTACGGGATATCAAGCAACCTGGTGATCTACATGACTACTAAACTGCACCAAGGAACAGTCAAGTCGTCAAACAATGTGACTAACTGGGTTGGGACTAGTTGGCTCACTCCCATCTTAGGTGCTTATGTCGCAGACGCTCATCTCGGTCGCTATATTACTTTCGTCATTTCCTGTGCTATCTATTTTTCG GGGATGTTGGTCTTAACATTATCAGTATCTATACCGGGAATTAAACCACCAGAATGTTCAACGGCTAATGCGGAAGACTGCAAAAAGGCTTCAGTTTTACAGTTAGCAGTTTTCTTTGGAGCATTATACACATTAGCGATCGGTACGGGCGGTACAAAACCGAACATTTCCACCATAGGAGCAGATCAATTCGACGTATTCGACCCAAAagagaaaattcaaaaactatCTTTCTTCAATTGGTGGatgtttagtattttttttggtaCACTCTTCGCAAACACTGTTCTTGTTTATGTTCAAGATAACGTGGGATGGGCCTTGGGATATGGACTTCCGACAATAGGTCTAGCTATATCCATTTCTATTTTCTTGATGGGCACTCCGTTTTATCGTCATAAACTTCCCACGGGAAGTCCTTTCACGAAGATGGCTCGAGTCATTGTGGCTTCACTTCGCAAAGCCAAAGCGCCGACGCCGATGGCACGTGACCTTACACACTTTCACGAGCTGCCTTCACTGGAATATGAGCGGAAAGGCGCCTTTCCGATCCAGCCCACTCCAAGTCTAAG GTTCTTGGACAGAGCTTCACTCAAATCAGGAGCAACCCATAAATGGAATCTGTGTACTATCACAGAAgttgaagaaacaaaacaaatgttgAGAATGTTACCTGTGTTGTTCATAACTTTTGTCCCAAGCATGATGATCGCCCAAATCAACACTTTGTTTGTCAAACAAGGAACCACTTTAGACCGTAAGGTCACTGGAAATTTCAGCATCCCACCAGCGAGTCTAGGCGGCTTCGTCACGCTCTCAATGCTCATCTCTATAGTCATATACGATCGGGTCTTTGTCAAGTTAACTCGAAAATTCACTGGAAATCCAAGAGGCGTTACTCTGCTTCAACGAATGGGAATTGGTCTTATCTTCCACATCCTCATCATGATCATAGCATCTGTCACTGAGAG GTATAGACTCAATATCGCTGCTCAACATGGACTCACACACCAAACTAAAGTAGAGCTACCCTTGACTATCTTTGCTTTGCTTCCTCAGTTTGTGCTAATGGGTATGGCTGATTCCTTCTTAGAGGTTGCAAAGCTCGAGTTTTTCTACGACCAAGCTCCTGAGAGCATGAAAAGTCTAGGAACATCTTATTCGACAACGAGTTTAGCCGTTGGGAATTTTATGAGTAGTTTCTTGCTGTCAACGGTTTCTGAGATAACGAAAAAGCGAGGAAGGGGATGGATTCTGAACAATCTTAATGAGTCTAGGTTGGATTATTATTACTTGTTCTTTGCGGCTCTAAATTTGGTTAACTTCGTCTTGTTCTTGGTCGTGGTTAGGTTTTATGTTTATAGAGCTGAGGTTACTGATTCAGTGGATGTGAAAGAGGTGGAAATGAAGGTAAATGATGTCAAAGAGAATGAGTAG
- the LOC108823889 gene encoding uncharacterized protein LOC108823889 → MGRGKFKGKPTGQRRFSSAAEILAGTSAARPRSFKQKEAEYEEDVEEEESEEESEEESEDDSDVKKKGHEALIQVDNPNRAKPKTLKARDLDASKTTELSRREREELEKQRAHERYMRLQEQGKTEQARKDLDRLALSRQQREEAAKKREEEKAARDAKKVDARK, encoded by the exons ATGGGAAGAGGCAAGTTCAAAGGGAAACCTACAGGCCAGCGACGATTCTCAAGCGCAGCTGAGATAC ttgCTGGCACTTCTGCTGCACGTCCTCGTTCATTTAAGCAG AAAGAAGCGGAGTACGAAGAAGATGTGGAAGAGGAGGAGTCTGAGGAGGAATCTGAAGAAGAATCCGAAGATGATTCTGAT GTGAAGAAGAAAGGACATGAGGCTCTGATCCAAGTTGATAACCCTAACAGAGCAAAACCAAAGACTTTGAAAGCAAGAGACCTTGAT GCAAGTAAAACCACTGAACTCTCGAGGCGTGAAAG GGAGGAGCTAGAGAAGCAGCGAGCTCATGAGCGATACATGAGATTACAGGAGCAAGGCAAAACCGAACAAGCAAGAAAGGATTTGG aTCGTTTGGCTCTGAGTCGCCAACAGAGAGAAGAAGCTGCCAAGAAGCGTGAAGAGGAAAAAGCAg CAAGAGACGCGAAGAAAGTCGATGCTCGCAAATGA